A window of Massilia sp. NR 4-1 genomic DNA:
AGAATGCCGAGAATGCGCGCCAGGCCACGCAGCTGGTGGTGACGGCGTCCGAATTCGCGGTCAAGGGCGGGCAGGTGGTGGGCGAGGTGGTGAGCACCATGGGCGCCATCAAGGAAAGCTCAAGCCGCATCGTGGACATTATCTCGGTGATCGACAGCATCGCCTTCCAGACCAATATCCTGGCCCTGAATGCGGCCGTGGAAGCGGCACGCGCGGGAGAGCAGGGCAGGGGCTTTGCCGTGGTGGCGTCGGAGGTGCGCAATCTGGCGCACCGCTCGGCGGCGGCAGCCAAGGAGATCAAGGAGCTGATCGGACATTCGGTGGAAACGGTGGATGCCGGTTCGCGCCTGGTGGCGCAGGCGGGCAGCACGATGGATGGCATCGTCAGCTCGGTGCAACAGGTGGCCGACATCATGCGCCAGATCAGTTCCGCCAGCCAGGAGCAGAGCAGCGGCATTGCCCAGGTCAATGAAGCCATCGTGCAGATCGACGACGCCACGCAGCGCAATGCCGCCCTGGTGGAGGAAGCCGCCGCGGCCGCGCAATCGATGCGCGATCAGGCGGAAATGCTGGCCGAAGCGGTGGCCGTGTTCAAGATCGGCGGTGTGCACCATGCGCCGCGCGGTGGGCAGGGGCCAAAGCTGGCGCTGGTGGCGTAGCCGTGGAGTGCGAGGGAACGGCGCCCGTCAAGCGCGGCGGCTGTACCTCGCTGCCGTCCCTCTGTCCTAAAGCAGCCTACTGGCCGGGATTGGGCAGGCTGGCGTGGATGGCGTCGACCGCTGCCACCACGTCCGGCGGCAGGCGCAGGCTGTAAGCGTCGATGTTTTCCTTGAGCTGGGCGAGCGTGGTTGCACCGATGATGGTGGAGGCCACGAACCAGCGCGTGTAGCACCAGGCCAGGGCCAGCTGGGCTGGCGTCATGCCGTTGGCGCGCGCCAGCTTGGCGTAGTGGCCCACCGCTTCCAGCACGCCGGGACGCACATAGCGCGGACTCCAGTTGGGCGGGAAGATGGTCAGGCGGCCGTGCGCCTTGGGGTTGTCGTGATATTTGGCCGTGAGCTGGCCGAAAGCCAGCGGGCTATACGCCAGCAGGCTCACTTGGGAGCGGTAGCAGGTTTCGTCCAGCAGGCTGGTTTCGAAATGGCGGGCCGTCAGGTTGTACAGGTTCTGGATGGTGGCGATGCGCGGCAAGCCCTTCATCTCGGCCTGCTTGATGAATTCCATCACGCCCCAGCAGGATTCGTTGGAGACGCCGATATGGCGGATCTTGCCTTCTTCCTGCAATTTGCCCAGCGCCGCCAGCGTGTCTTCGATGGCGACCGAAGGGCGCTCCTTGTGCGGATCGAATACGCTGGCGCCGAAAATCGGCACATTGCGGCTGGGCCAGTGCAATTGGTATAAATCGATATGGTCCGTTTGCAGGCGGCGCAGGCTGGCTTCGACGGCGGCGCGGATGTTCGCCTCGTCCAGATTGTGCTGGCCGCCACGCACCCAGTACATATTCGGATTCGGTCCCGCCGCCTTGGTGGCCAGCACCACCTTGCTGCGCTGGCCGGATTTCTTCAGCCAGCTGCCGATATGGCGCTCGGTGGAGCCTTGCGTTTCCGCGCGCGGCATCACCGGATACATTTCGGCCGTGTCGATGAAGTTGATGCCGCGTTCCAGCGCGTAGTCGAGCTGGGAGTGGGCATCGGCTTCCGAATTCTGCTCGCCGAAAGTCATGCTGCCGAGGCAGATGCGGCTGACTTGCAGATCGCTGCGGCCG
This region includes:
- a CDS encoding aldo/keto reductase, whose protein sequence is MEYITLGRSDLQVSRICLGSMTFGEQNSEADAHSQLDYALERGINFIDTAEMYPVMPRAETQGSTERHIGSWLKKSGQRSKVVLATKAAGPNPNMYWVRGGQHNLDEANIRAAVEASLRRLQTDHIDLYQLHWPSRNVPIFGASVFDPHKERPSVAIEDTLAALGKLQEEGKIRHIGVSNESCWGVMEFIKQAEMKGLPRIATIQNLYNLTARHFETSLLDETCYRSQVSLLAYSPLAFGQLTAKYHDNPKAHGRLTIFPPNWSPRYVRPGVLEAVGHYAKLARANGMTPAQLALAWCYTRWFVASTIIGATTLAQLKENIDAYSLRLPPDVVAAVDAIHASLPNPGQ